One part of the Solanum dulcamara chromosome 3, daSolDulc1.2, whole genome shotgun sequence genome encodes these proteins:
- the LOC129882322 gene encoding uncharacterized protein LOC129882322 isoform X1: MWSASNLQAMSLRTRIIQPNFCNDGCTKFRQEINHCLTSHLHMQCCAVLADTTRLVSDNLPGNSVFDSKARTFTPFRKASNSLLVRRCQVTGEDSGGTLSGESILQNVETLARDLKTAIKEENYAQAAKIRDSLRLLQENSNASVLAANARFYNAFKTGDLASMQALWSRGANTCIVHPGVSGISGYDLVMGSWEFVWAEYDFPLDIEIRDVQVHVRGDLGYVTCVEMVKTKGSSWGKQFATNVFEKVDGQWFICIHHASYIDL, from the exons ATGTGGTCAGCGTCAAATTTGCAAGCTATGTCTTTGAGAACTCGAATCATTCAACCAAACTTCTGCAATGac GGATGCACTAAGTTCAGACAAGAGATCAACCACTGCCTTACTTCACATCTCCATATGCAGTGTTGTGCAGTTTTAGCTGACACAACTAGGCTAGTTTCTGACAATCTTCCTGGAAACTCTGTTTTTGATTCAAAAGCTAGAACTTTCA CACCTTTTAGAAAAGCATCCAATTCGTTATTGGTGAGACGATGCCAAGTCACGGGTGAAGATTCAGGAGGAACTTTGAGTGGCGAAAGCATCTTGCAAAATGTAGAAACCCTGGCTCGAGATTTAAAGACTGCTATTAAAGAGGAGAACTATGCTCAAGCAGCAAAAATCAGGGATAGCCTCCGGCTTCTCCAGGAGAATAGTAATGCATCTGTACTAGCAGCAAATGCTCGTTTTTACAATGCTTTCAAGACTGGAGATTTAGCTTCTATGCAAGCCCTCTGGTCGAGGGGTGCGAATACATGCATCGTGCACCCAGGGGTGAGTGGCATATCAGGCTATGATCTTGTAATGGGAAGCTGGGAGTTTGTGTGGGCAGAATATGATTTCCCACTTGATATAGAGATCAGAGATGTCCAGGTTCATGTTAGAGGTGATCTCGGGTACGTTACATGTGTTGAAATGGTCAAGACAAAGGGTAGCAGCTGGGGAAAACAGTTTGCTACTAATGTGTTTGAGAAGGTTGATGGACAATGGTTCATATGTATTCATCATGCCTCTTATATTGACCTGTAA
- the LOC129882323 gene encoding phosphatidylinositol:ceramide inositolphosphotransferase 2-like — protein MALVCTDKDMSFYIGREASKLWKRFCAEVTTEINLLAENWKYLLGGLICQYIHGLAARGVHYFHRPGPILQDVGFYLLPELGQDRAYISETVFTTIFLSFVMWTFHPFILKTKKIYTVLMWCRVLAFLVGCQFLRIITFYSTQLPGPNYHCREGSKLATLPPPDNILQALLIVPRGVLYGCGDLIFSSHMIFSLVFVRTYQKYGTRRFIKQCAWLAVIAQSFLIIASRKHYTVDVVVAWYTVNLVVFFIDKTLPELPDRASALLLPVTKDSKSKEENHKLLNGNSGDPAEWRPRTQINGKIVEDGKTVHEAVINGV, from the exons ATGGCTTTGGTTTGTACAGATAAAGATATGTCGTTTTACATTGGTCGCGAGGCTTCGAAG TTGTGGAAGAGATTTTGTGCGGAGGTAACAACAGAGATCAATCTTCTTGCAGAAAATTGGAAATATCTTCTTGGTGGTTTGATTTGTCAG TACATCCATGGACTTGCTGCTAGAGGGGTGCATTACTTTCATCGGCCTGGACCAATTCTTCAGGACGTTGGCTTTTATCTTCTTCCG GAGCTTGGACAAGATAGAGCTTACATAAGTGAAACTGTATTCACCACCATCTTTCTATCTTTTGTCATG TGGACGTTCCATCCTTTTATTTTGAAGACCAAAAAGATCTATACAGTTCTGATGTGGTGCAGGGTCTTGGCATTCTTAGTT GGTTGTCAATTCCTTCGGATCATAACATTCTATTCTACACAGCTTCCTGGTCCAAACTATCATTGTCGTGAG GGTTCAAAGCTTGCCACGCTTCCTCCTCCTGACAACATTTTACAAGCGCTATTGATTG TTCCTCGTGGTGTGCTTTATGGTTGTGGTGATCTAATTTTTTCATCTCATATGATATTCTCCCTAGTCTTTGTGCGCACATACCAGAAATATGGAACACGAAG GTTTATAAAACAGTGTGCTTGGTTAGCTGTTATTGCACAAAGTTTTTTGATTATTGCATCACGAAAGCATTACACTGTTGACGTCGTTGTAGCATG GTACACTGTTAACCTTGTAGTGTTCTTCATTGATAAAACATTACCAG AACTGCCTGATCGCGCTAGTGCCTTGTTGCTTCCAGTGACCAAGGATAGCAAGTCTAAAGAAGAGAATCACAAACTGCTGAATGGAAATTCGGGAGATCCTGCAGAATGG AGGCCCCGAACCCAAATCAACGGGAAGATTGTGGAAGATGGCAAAACAGTACATGAAGCAGTGATTAATGGCGTTTAG
- the LOC129882322 gene encoding uncharacterized protein LOC129882322 isoform X2 has translation MQCCAVLADTTRLVSDNLPGNSVFDSKARTFTPFRKASNSLLVRRCQVTGEDSGGTLSGESILQNVETLARDLKTAIKEENYAQAAKIRDSLRLLQENSNASVLAANARFYNAFKTGDLASMQALWSRGANTCIVHPGVSGISGYDLVMGSWEFVWAEYDFPLDIEIRDVQVHVRGDLGYVTCVEMVKTKGSSWGKQFATNVFEKVDGQWFICIHHASYIDL, from the exons ATGCAGTGTTGTGCAGTTTTAGCTGACACAACTAGGCTAGTTTCTGACAATCTTCCTGGAAACTCTGTTTTTGATTCAAAAGCTAGAACTTTCA CACCTTTTAGAAAAGCATCCAATTCGTTATTGGTGAGACGATGCCAAGTCACGGGTGAAGATTCAGGAGGAACTTTGAGTGGCGAAAGCATCTTGCAAAATGTAGAAACCCTGGCTCGAGATTTAAAGACTGCTATTAAAGAGGAGAACTATGCTCAAGCAGCAAAAATCAGGGATAGCCTCCGGCTTCTCCAGGAGAATAGTAATGCATCTGTACTAGCAGCAAATGCTCGTTTTTACAATGCTTTCAAGACTGGAGATTTAGCTTCTATGCAAGCCCTCTGGTCGAGGGGTGCGAATACATGCATCGTGCACCCAGGGGTGAGTGGCATATCAGGCTATGATCTTGTAATGGGAAGCTGGGAGTTTGTGTGGGCAGAATATGATTTCCCACTTGATATAGAGATCAGAGATGTCCAGGTTCATGTTAGAGGTGATCTCGGGTACGTTACATGTGTTGAAATGGTCAAGACAAAGGGTAGCAGCTGGGGAAAACAGTTTGCTACTAATGTGTTTGAGAAGGTTGATGGACAATGGTTCATATGTATTCATCATGCCTCTTATATTGACCTGTAA